The sequence CCATATGATGTAGGAATGGAGTTATGATTTGTTGAATTTTATTAAGTGTTAGTAATTTGTAATATTCTCTTGGTTCTGTTCATATACCTAGAAGTTTATTTTTATTCCATAATTAAACAAGATAATTAGTGTTTACTAATGTCTATGGTTCTCAATATTCTTTACTGCATGTGTTTTTATGTAGTATAGATCTTGAAGTGTATATTGAGCTTCCTTTAATTTGCTTTTTGTTGGAGCAATAACACAAACAACTTATTTTGTGGAATCTAATAAAAACTGTCAAACTGGAGTACTAAAGTCTGAAGAAGCAGGAGAGCACACCTCAACAATTTGACATTATTTAAATTTGTTGTTAAAGAGTAGTGTAATTTGAAACATATTAGTGGCACAATGAGAAAATATGTCAATATcagatttaatttttttctttttttgttcgtGTAATTAATTCATGTATGTTCCCTAAAACAGGATGATTATATAGAAATAGAGATACAACATTGGAAAGATAGAGTTTATTGGGCGTGAAACTCTACTAAtaggaagaaaaaagaaaaatgattttttcatatatacaaatcaataaaaaaaagaagtatGTGCTAATTTTATCCTGATGTTATACTTTTGTATGTATTTTCTTCTTATATATTTGTTTTTGTAATCTTTTCATATGTATGTtttacttctatattattttttaaagttttggTAATATATATCTTGATCTTTTTCATATCGACCAAACTTATAAAAAGAGTTCTTTGAACGCGCAAAGCGCGACCAAACTTATTAACAGGTTTCTACCTGTGTGCTTTTTGTCTAAAATTAGAAATCAAGGGTATTTTTGACTTCTTAGGCATTCAGATCTCGTGTCTCTTAATTTTATAGCCACAGCATCACTACAATCCGCGTGTGTTTTAATACAAAGGCCACAACATCTTCGAACTTACAGCAAAAAGCAGAGCTCCATCAACCTCACCAGATCAACCCGCTCTGTTCCCCGTCCTAGCCTCTGCTCCTGGGTTAGTTTCTTCCACTCGCTCTGAATTCTTTTATATCTTTCTTTCGATCTTACTTTCTATGTTCTCAGTTGGACTGTAAACTACTTTGCCTTTTGTCAATTTTTATTGCACTTTATTGAGCATTTGGTTTTTgcgcttcttttttttttccactaCGTTTTGTCTGATGCGAATCATTTTTTCACCAGCTATTGACTTCATCTATTGTTACACTGCTTGTTTGAGTTCTATTctgattttttctttatttcccaaTTTGTTCTTTACATATATGAATTGTCTATGCTCAAACACTTTTTGGtggaattttcaaatttaaacAAGGAGAAATATATTAGCTTAATATTGATGATTTTGCTCATCTATTATGATTGTTCCCCTTCTTTGTCTTTGCTTAATAATATTGTCAAATTAGGTTGAATTGATTCATGATGTCTTCTCTGCTTCATTTGAACAAATGTGAACTTCACTAGAACTAGGAAACCCCAGAGGGTTTTGGTTGAGTTGGGACTAAGAGTGTACTTATGAAAAAATCCACTCTGGTTTGATGTTTTAGTCTAGAGTAAGATGGTAATTAAGCAAAGTAGCAGACAGATACCAACTAATTTAGTGCAGAATTAAACTGTTCTACCAAAAATCTGACATATGAAAATTGATGCTGGAAGGTTAGGTCTCTTGATTTGCGCCACACTTCTTCTTCATAATACATGTATACATATATGAAGTTATATGATATATTTTTTCTTTCACCTGTATAATATTTTCATTGCTTGATTACTGAAATTCTGAAGTGGATTATGCACTTATGATGTTTGATGATATGCCTTCTTTATTTAGTGCTACTTATTTGGAGTTACATACTTATATTTTGTAGCCAAAATACTTTCTTGGGATAAAACTAAATAGAACTATTGGTTTCGGGAGTGGAGCCACGTACTTCAGTCTGTACGATGAGCCTCTCATTCACATATCCCCTTGTTACTAAAAAGAAAGTAGCTAAGACCAGTTCATACcaaagaattttttttgttatctttcaTTATTATCTTAGTTCAACCTTTGATGGAAACCTCCTTCtggtatttatttatttttttattttttttaataaggtATTTATATTAAATGTATTGGACAACTACTGAGGATACATTGTTTGATGTAGTTCTCATATGCCAGTGACAAGTAAGTATTTACCACaattagatgccatcacgactagttggatttagggtcgtgacacattcACTTTCATGCCCTCATTTTCTCATTGTTTCTTCTTACTACATTATGTCATCAGAATTTAGTTTATGAATGGATGTTTTCTTAAAATACTGATCTTATTTCAATCAAATAATATGAAATAATAGTAGGAAGGTGGTCAAGATGTTAAAATCTCCGTATAGgatatttttcattaaaaaaatcACTATATAGGACATTCATTTCTACTGGTTGTACATCATTTCATTTACGTTATAAAATTATAGTTCAATCAAAGCACTTTGTGTGATGGAATTTAGGAAGTCTGTTCTTTTACAGAGAGTATATGATTAGTGACCAGACAGAGAGGAAgtttttgatttttatgtttaccATTAGGTGTTGATATATGTTGATCAGCTCTAAAAGTTAGGGCActtagaaatgaaagaaagtactTGTGTTAATCTGGTTTGAAGTCAATTTGTATGCCTGATAATTATGGAGTACTCTGTATTGTAAGAACGGAGACATAAAATATCAATGGTTAAACATGACAATTTGAAAGTTATAAGAAGTGAGACTCCCATTTTACCTTACTGTTTATGTAGCTCCTCGTAAGTTTATACCATGAATCCCAGTTTGTATCAAGTGCACTTGATGGCCTTTTAACTTGGAAATATGAGGTTGTTCTTGAGCAAGGAATACTCCAATAAGAAATTTTATATCAAATTTAGGAGGACTGTCTTAACAACTACTCCATCTTATTAGTTGAAATCAGGTTGTAATATCTATCGCTGGTTATTGTAACGGAAGTATTAGTGGCACTATGCCAATATAAGGATTAAGGATTAATCCTTTTCCCCATAAATTGTATTGCGAAAATTTTTCATAGTCAAAGAAATATTGTTCTTAAAAAAGGAGTGCTCAGTATTATAATAATATGGGAAGAATAGGAACTTCTGGCGCGCACTAAATACAAGATTCCATAGATATGATACCATAATAAGCTTGCATTTAAAATTTGCCAGAAACTCAAAAGCATTTGAATTTTTTATTCACTGATCCATGTGTGTGGATCGTGTACTGTCATTTAAATATTGGTTCTTTCAAATATTGCATTAGTttataatcttttttttttgaatttgggtGACGTTTGTACAATATCATTATCCATGTAaatttttgttgatgatggttcTTACTCCAGTGATTCCTCTCTATTTATCTAGGAGGAGGATGTCAAGAATAAAATAAGGATGATAAGAACATCTTATGATCATGGAGAAAGCATGAAAGAGAAAGAATGATAAGGAGGGGGGAGCTTCCAAGAACAATGAAGGTAACATATAGTTCACCTGCAAAAATGTCAAGATCATCAAGCCTAAACTTTGAGCAAGGGCATACCTAATCCATCTCTTTTACTATTGTGGCTGATTATGATGGAAGAAAACTGTCATTTTTGTATTGTCGTTGCGCTCCCATAGATGTAAAAAGTGTATCATTTGGGGATCATACTATATTTGTAAGTGAATATTTGTTTCAAATTATATCTACTTATATCCAGCGATATTGTCTATATTTGATAAATTTTTACATATCCTCTCTTCTGCCATTTCATATCAAAATagagttaaattttttttaataatttcagcTTTTACCATATTGGGCCCATGCTATGGGCCAGCACCACCTAGTTATCTAGGGCTAGGGCAATTTGCAGTCGTATCCTACTTTTATGCTACCTTTTAATCtataccctatttttaaaaactattgattttgtaaccaactaacaaaaaatccgtaataatatgatCATTATACCCCTTCCAAAACATATAAAAGATGTATCAAGCATAACCAGAATTAAATTCCAGATCTTCTTTGTATCTCCTTCAGCAGTCCGTCTCTCCTGAGATCGTTTCTCGCAAACCAGATTTGAATCAGATTCAAATTCtaaattcaaaattacaaaatacattgtaagtattcaaattcatcttcaaaattcaaaatagcTTTTGAATTACATGttttctaattgattgattgaagTTGTTTGACGAACTTCACTAATATGCTGAATTTGCATTCTAAATCTATTTGACGGTGAATTCGAACATTCTAATCCGACAAATATGCTGAAacaagctgaagttatttagttcatatcTAAAAAATTCAGCAAAACGAGCAGGCAAATAACACAACgaagaaaaaattatattaaaacattatatgagtgtttgaatatttaaaacacctataCGCAAAAAACTTCGACCTGTCgaagttttttagttaatatttaaaaacttcaACCGGagaaaaaaatatcaattaaaatttcatattgcacaaaaaacttcggcataggtgttgaagttttttagttaatatttaCAAACTTCAACAGAAGAAGCTGAATGTTTCCTATTACActctgtaaaaaaaataaaacatcaattaaaatttcatattgcacaaaaaacttcGCCATAGGTgttgaagttttttagttaatatttaCAAACTTCAGCAGGAGAAGTTGAATGTTTCCTATTACACTctgtaaaaaaataaaacatcaattaaaatttcatattgcaaAAAAGATTTCGGCATAGGTgttgaagttttttagttaatatttaCAAACTTCAGCAggaggagctgaagttttcctcctacactgggtaaaaaataaaatataaattaaaaaataaaacataaattaaaatttcatattgcacaaaaaacttcagcacaggTGCTGAAGTTCTTTAGTTAATCTGTAAAAACTTCGGCTGatggagctgaagttttcctcccgcactatgtattttattatcattttttggaaaaacttcataccaaaaaatgCTTATGTTTTCAGGAATATGTAAATcatttttcatataattttttgtaTGCTGAAATTTTATTTAGTTCGTTTGCTAAAAATGCTTAATATTTTGTcgtgcaatatgtaattttcggataagtttttgttaattgttctgttattttctaagtttaaaaagaATTTTTAGTTCATGCTTGAAGTTTTCATCAAGCACTGtgtattttattatgattttttgaaaaaacttcataccaaaaaatgCTTAATATTCGGATTAGTTTTTGTTAATTCCTGCTGAACTTATATAGTTCATTTCCTCTGCTATTTTTCGACTTTGAAtagaattaatattaaaaaaatgcagaaaaaatttaaaacaaaaactgAATATTTCATTAAACATCAAAAAGATAAATTGAACtacataaataacaaaataaatataaataacaaaaagaaaaactaatcgtCCATATCATCATCGTCACTACCAGATGGACGAGCATCTTCATCAGCAAGATTATCAAATCTTGCATACATCACAAGCGTATCAAGCTTGTTGTTAATTTCTTCCAGCTCCATGTCGTACTTGTGTATGAGCTCATCCAGTTTTAGCTCAAAAGCCTCTATAATGTCTTGTTTGATTTCTTCCACTATTTGCCTGATGACAACatccattttttcctttttgtattttattatgtCTGCTAAAATATGTGTTTGAGTGAATAAACTCACAAGGAATAGCGTGCTTATATAGGGGGAAAAAACTTCTCCATGGTATATGAAAAGGCAAAGAGGAATTTTAAACGTTGTCTACTGAAAAGCGTGCATGAATGTGATAGAAATGTAATTATTACACTAACACATAGCCCCAACGCAATATAATTACTACTTTAATTGTGTAGGTTACTCCTGTATACTATGCAATTAATGCTGAAACATGCTCAAGTTTGTTgaattcatttgctaaaacttcagcccaatgtgctgaagttctttagttcatttctaaaatcTTCAGCACCTAATGAGCTGAAGTTGTTTTCCCTGCATTCATGAATCCCTGTCatacaactttttcaaaaaaacttcagctgatATGTTGAAGTTATTAAGCTTATTTCTAAAAACTTTTGTActtaataagctgaagttttctgTGCAGCATTCATTAATTATGTCATACAtcgtttttcaaaaaaatttagcAGAAGATGCCTAAGTgattagttcatttgtaaaaacttcagcacaaacaacctaaaattctTCTATTCATTTTCCTAATACTTGCCACTAACATGAATCTGCAGGATGAGTTCAATTTGCGTTGTTATAACTTTCAATGAGAgttggactcctgatttcaaataCTTGGATCATGATACAAAACTTATTCTACTTAATAAGCACATATCATCCAATACTTTCCTgaagaaaattagtgaagttgcaaatattgattcaaccaGATATGCACTAAAAGTATTGTTTGATATCAaactaaatacaagcaaaggaatgctTGTAACTTCAGATGAAGAACTCAGTACCTGTATACATTTGCTTACAACTGATTCACCCTACAAGAATTGCCATTTCATCATCGAAAAAATATATCCTTTAGAATCTGCAACATTCAAACAATCGCTTGTATATGCGATAGATTCAGAACCTTTTGCTGATTATCAACATGAAGTAGGACAGCCAATAATGGAAGTAGACAACGAGCAACAACCTTCTAACATTACAGCTGCTTTAGAATATATAATGCTGCAACAACTACCCCCTCATCCAATAAATTCATACCAGTTTGTTGatgaccaagaagaagaaggacaactAATAATGCAAATTGACAACCAACACACAATCCAACAAAGCTTTTTGTTACCTTCTGCAATGATAAGCAACAGCGAAGATGAAGTAAACATGGAGCTTATACCGATAACATCAgatagaattgaagaaattgcTGAAAGTTCTTGTGCTTCtcagaaatcaagaaaaagagtgAGGAGAAAGCTGAAAGAATCTCCACCATGTAAAATACTTAGGCACGATGCGTTGCATGAGGAAGTAAGAGTTGGCTCAATTTTTGAGAACAAACAAAACATGACTAAATTTTTCTACAGCTTGGAGATAAACCAGAAAGTTGAATTCACTGCTGTTAGATCATGTTCAAAGAGATACGAGCTGAAATGTATCGTGGACAAATGTGGTTGGAATGTACGTGCTACCAGAATAAAAAATTCCACACTTCAGGGTGATAAAATATCATAACATCCATGAATGCTCGGTTGATGCAAGAAAATCATATCAGAAGCATGCTAcatcaaattttataagtgaacaaattatagaacatgttcgagacaaaaagatagaggttacaccagcctttgtagaaaataaaatgaaaaagaaatttggaattgaCATTGGTTATCACAAGGCATGGCGTGCTATTCAAAAAGTTGTTGCTTGCATAAGGGGAATACCTGAAGAGAACTACCAGATTCTTCTTTCATACCTACACATGATGGGGGGCAAAAACTCATCAAGCATAAAAAGAAATGCGCAGAATAGGTAAGCAAAACAATACTAACCATCAGCCTGAAGTTTCATATTCCTatttgaaaaacttcacatcttATGATTTGTTTTTTTGTGTTTCACTGTACAGATTTGCTTACATCTTCTTTGCTCCTGCGGCATCAATAGCTGATTGGTCCTACTGTAGACCCGTTATTGCAGTAGATGCAAcgtttttaaagtcaaaatatcgTGGTGTTCTATTTGTTATTGTATCAAAGAATGCAAACAATCAAATATTTTCTCTATGTTTTGGTGTAGCAGATTCAGAAAACAATGCGGCATTCATTTGGTTCTCCGGGgaaatgagaaaagcaattcaaATCCGTCGTGAACTGGTTTTCTTGTCAGATAGAAACCAATCAATCGCAAATGAGATTAGAAAAGTTTTTCCTGAAGCTCACCATGGTATCTGCCTCTATCACTTTGACAAAAATTTAAAGCAAAGACATGCAAAAGCCACggtaataaatctttttcaaagtgcTGCAAGGTCATACAAACGTGAAGATTTTAATCAGTTAATGTCCCAACTCAAAAGTATTGACAAAAAAACATACAATTACATAATGGAAGAGCCTCCCGAGAGATGGGCTCGAACGTGGTTCCCACGGCGACGTTATGATATGCTAATAACAAACATGGTAGAATCAATGAATTCTGTTTTACTAAAAGAGAGAGAAATTCCTATTTTAAGAATGTTAGATTTCATCCAAGAAAAGTTGGGAGAGTGGTTTTATGAACGGAGAAAAACGACAAATGAAAATTTTCACATAGTATCAATATGGGCAGAAGAAGAGATGACTAGGAAGATGGGCTTGGCTTGCAAAATGTttgtgag is a genomic window of Nicotiana tabacum cultivar K326 chromosome 16, ASM71507v2, whole genome shotgun sequence containing:
- the LOC142170216 gene encoding protein FAR1-RELATED SEQUENCE 5-like, with protein sequence MKKKFGIDIGYHKAWRAIQKVVACIRGIPEENYQILLSYLHMMGGKNSSSIKRNAQNRFAYIFFAPAASIADWSYCRPVIAVDATFLKSKYRGVLFVIVSKNANNQIFSLCFGVADSENNAAFIWFSGEMRKAIQIRRELVFLSDRNQSIANEIRKVFPEAHHGICLYHFDKNLKQRHAKATVINLFQSAARSYKREDFNQLMSQLKSIDKKTYNYIMEEPPERWARTWFPRRRYDMLITNMVESMNSVLLKEREIPILRMLDFIQEKLGEWFYERRKTTNENFHIVSIWAEEEMTRKMGLACKMFVSIFINFSFLYLLK